DNA sequence from the Actinacidiphila yeochonensis CN732 genome:
GCTGCGGCGTACGCGACCGTGCGGGCGGCCGCCCACGTGATCGCCGACGAGGCGGAGGCGCTCGACGTGGCTGCCCGCCTCGCGGCCGGGTTCCGCGTCGATGCCGATACCCGGGACGCCGAACGACGACTGCCCCGAGCGGAGTTGGAGAAGCTGTCGGCCAGCGGCCTGCTCGGGATCACGGTGCCCGCCGAGTACGGCGGCGCCGGAGTGTCCGCCCGCACCCTCGCGGAGGTGCTGCGGCTGCTGGCCACCGCCGACGGCAGCCTCGCCCAGATCCCGCAGAACCACTTCGTGTACGTCAACGTGCTGCGCCGGCAGGGCACGGCCGCGCAGCGGAGGTTCTTCTTCGCCGAGGTGCTCGCCGGCCGGCGGTTCGGCAACGCCCAGTCGGAGGCCGGCACCAAGCACGTCCAGGACATCCGCACCCGGCTGGAGTCGCGGCCGGACGGCTCCTACCTTCTCGACGGCGAGAAGCACTACTCCACCGGGGCGCTGTTCGCCCACTGGATACCGGTGCTGGCCCGGGCCGCCGACGACGCGCTGCACGTGGCGTACGTGGCGGCCGACACCCCAGGAGTCACCGTCGTGGACGACTGGGACGGCATGGGGCAGCGGACCACGGCCAGCGGCACCGTGCGGCTGGCCGGGGTGGCGGTGCCCGCCGACCGGGTCGTCCCGCACCACCTCACCTTTCGGGGTCCGCAACTGCACGGTGCTGTGGCGCAGTTGCTGCACGCGGCGATCGACGCGGGGATCGCCGCCGCGGCCCTGGGGGCCGCAGTCGAGTTCGTCCGCACCAAGAGCCGCCCCTGGTTCGAGAGCGGCTTCGAGACCGCGGCCGAGGACCCGCTGCTGATCCAGCGGTTCGGCGAACTCTCCCTCGCCGTAAGGTCGTCCGACGCCCTGCTGCGCGCGGCTGCCGACGCCGTGGACGCCGCCGAGGCGGACCTCACCGACGACAGCGCGGCCGAGGCGTCCATCGCGGTCGCCGCGGCCAAGGTCCAGGCGGCGGCCGCCGCCGTCGACACCGGCAGCGCGCTGTTCGAGGTCGCCGGCACCCGCTCGGCGCTCGACTCCCTGAACCTGCACCGCTACTGGCGGGACGCCCGTACCCACACCCTGCACGACCCGGCCCGCTGGAAGGTCCAGCACATCGGCCGGTACGTCCTCAACGGGACCAGGCCGCCACGGCACGGCCTGCTCTGACCACCCGGCCTGCGTCACCCCCCGTACGCCGGCCCCGCCCCCCGCATGCCACCGCGCATGCCGCCCCGCACGCCGGACGGACCGCATCTCCGGACGGCGGCGGACCCCCGCGCCGACCCCGCGGGCACCCGCACCCGCGGGCCCGTGCCCGCGCGGCTCCGGTGCGACGGCGGGGCCGCGAGTCCGTCCGCCGCGGCCCCGCCCTACGCCGGAGCCGCCCGAGACCCCGGAGAGTCCTGTGAGCCTCACCTTCCACTGGTTCCTGCCCACCTACGGAGACAGCCGGCACGTCGTCGGGGGAGGGCACGGTCTGCCCGCCGGCGCGGCCGGCGGCGAGCGGCCCGCCGAGATCGGCTACCTGGCCCAGATCGGCCGCGCCGCCGAGCAACTGGGGTTCGTCGGCGCGCTCACCCCGACCGGCGCCTGGTGCGAGGACGCCTGGTTGACCACCGCGATGCTGGCGGCGCAGACCGAGCGGCTGAAGTTCCTGGTCGCCTTCCGGCCCGGATTCGTCTCGCCCACCCTCGCCGCGCAGATGGCCGCGACCTTCCAGCGGCACGCCCCCGGCCGGCTGCTGCTCAACGTGGTCACCGGCGGGGAGAGCCACGAGCAGCGCGCGTACGGCGACTTCCTGGACAAGGACGCCCGCTACGCCAGGACGGACGAGTTCCTGACCGTGGTGCGGGCCCTGTGGCGCGGTGAGTCGGTCACCTTCGCCGGCGAGCACCTGCGGGTGGAGGACGCCCTGCTGGCCCGGGTTCCGGACCCGGTGCCGCCGGTGTACTTCGGCGGCTCCTCCCCGGCCGCGGGGCAGGTGGCCGCGCGGCACAGCGACGTCTACCTCACCTGGGGCGAGCCGCCCGCCCAGGTCGCCGAGAAGATCGCCTGGATCAGGGCCCTGGCGGAGAAGGAGAACCGGACCGTCCGCTTCGGCATCCGCCTCCACGTGATCTCCCGCGACACGGCGGACGCCGCCTGGGCCGAGGCGCGGCGGCTGCTCGACGGCTTCGATCCGGAGACGGTCGAGGCCGTCCAGGCCGGGCTGGCCCGCAGCGAGTCCGAGGGGCAGCGGCGGATGCTGGCCCTGCACGGCGGGCGGGCCGAGCGCCTGGAGGTGTCGCCCAACCTGTGGGCCGGCATCGGCCTGGTCCGCGGCGGCGCCGGCACCGCGCTGGTCGGCAGCCACAGCGAGGTCGCCGACCGGATCGCCGAGTACCACGGCATCGGCATCGACGAGTTCGTCATGTCCGGCCATCCCCACGTCGAGGAGGCGTACTGGTTCGGCGAGGGCGTCCTGCCGATCCTCGCCCGGCGGAACCTCTGGGCGCACCCCGCCCCCGGCCCGGGCGCCCCGACCGCCGTGCCCTTCGCCGCGGACGTCTCACGCTGACACCCCGCCCCCGGCCGGTCCCCGACCGCTCCGGTGGGGACCGCCCGCCGGTCCGTCCGCGCGTACTCGCGCGTACCCCGCGCGACCAGCGGCCGCGTCCGCCGACCGGCTGACCGGCGGGGGCGGCGGGGCGTCGGGCGGGGACAGCAGCTACGCGTCGGCCTCCGGCGCCTTCCCCGGCGCCTCGCCGCAGTTGCCGGCCAGCCACTTCGCCGCCGTACCGGCGAGCTCGTGGTCCCGGCCGGCCAGCATCGTGGTGATCATCCGCACGTCGCCGCGGAGCGACCAGGCCGGGTGCCCGAAGGTCGCCGGATTGTTGCCCTCGATGAGGAAGTGCGCCGGCCACGCCGTCCCGTAGCCGATGAGCGGCAGCGCGGCGGCGTACCGCGCGCGTCCCCGGGCGAGCCCGTACGCGCTGACCGCCAGCCCGGCCAGGGTCCCCGCCAGGTGCACCCAGCGGGTCGCCGCCTTGGAGTGCATCGCCACGTAGTAGGGCCAGAACTCCTCGAAGGAGTCGAACGTCCGCTGCTCTGCCGCCTGCGCCATGTGCCCACCGCCAGGATCGTCCCGTCCTTGCCGGCCACGGTAACGCCGCTCCCGGGTCGTTGTCAGGGGTGGGTAGTAGGTTCGTCCCGACCCCGGTGCCCGTCCCGGTGCCGGACTCGGTGTCCGACCCCGGCGTCGGATCCGAGGCGGCGTCAGGGCCGGCGCGACCGGGGCGGGGAGCACGCCTCGGTGGCGCACCGGCGCGGCAACCGCGCGGTGCGGCCCGGCGTCCCTTCGGGCAGGACCGGCCGACCGGAACCCACGGGGGTGGTACCGGTCGGCCGGCCTGTTCCGACGACGCCTCAGGCGCGCCCCGCCCGCCGGCGCGCCCCGTCGGCGGTACGCCTCCGTCGGCAGTACGCCCCGTCCGCCGCCGCGCTCCGGTAGGGTCCGCGCGTGCTGACCGACTCCCGCTCCCACTGCTCCGCGTGCGGAAGCCGCTACCCGGCCTCCGCCGGCTGGCCGCGCACCTGCGCCGTCTGCGGACGAACCGCCTACCGCAACCCGCTGCCCGTGGCGGTCTGCCTGCTGCCCGTCCATGACGACGCCGGCACCGCGCTGGTCGCCATCCGCCGTACCATCCCCCCGGCCCTGGGTGAACTCGCCCTGCCCGGCGGCTTCGTGGACTGGGGTGAGAGCTGGGAGCAGGCGGTCGTGCGGGAACTCGCCGAGGAGACCGGCATTCCCGCTCGGGCGGCCGACGTGCGCCTGGCCGACGCCCTCACCGACACCGAGGGCGGCTACCTGCTGCTGTTCGGCCTGCTGCCGGCCCGTCCGGCCGGGGAGTTGCCGCCCGTCACACCCACCGACGAGACCGAGGGCCACCTGCTGCTGCGCGAACCCACCGCTCTCGGCTTCCCCCTGCACGACGCCGTGATGCGCCGCTGGTTCGCGAGCGCCTACTCCGCCCCCGGCACCCCCCGGACCCGCACCCGGTAGCCGAGCGGCTCCGCGCCGTCCCGCTCGACGACCACCCGGCCGTCCTCCCACCGGGAGACGAATCGCTCCCGCCGCACCGGCCCCCAGGCCTCCGGGGCACCCATCGCCAGCTCCCCGCCACCGGTGCGGCCCTGCCGCGGCGCCCACGCCTCCAGCTCCACGGCGCCCTCCGGCCCGGTCACGGGCAGCACCGCGCCGGCCCTGGCCAGCACCGGAGTCCGGCCCAGCGGCGCGTCCAACTCCACGGTGCGGCGCCCGGGGTGGAGCGTGCCCGTGGCAGTGTCGTACCAGTGGCCCCGCGGCAGCCGCACCCGGCGGCGCACCGTGCCCTCCTCCAACACCGGTGCCACCAGCAGCGCGTCACCCAGCAGGAACGCGTCCGCGCACTCGCGCAGGGCCCGGTCGCCGGGCGACTTCCACCACAGCGGCCGCACGTACGGCGCCCCCGTCCGGTGAGCGGCGTGCGCGAGCGTCTCGAAGTAGGGCAGCAGGCGCTGCCGTTCCGCCAGCGCGCGCCGCGCGTGGTCGAGCACGTCCGGGCCGAACTCCCACGGCTCGGGGTGCCCGGCTCCTGCGGCCGCGTGGGTGCGGAACAGCGGCAGCCAGCAACCCAGTTGGAGCCGCCGAAGGTAAAGCTCCGGCGAGGGCGAACCGGCAGAACCGGCAGAACCGGCAGAACCGGCAGAACCGGTGGAGCCGGTGGACCCGCTGACGTCCGGGCCCGAGAAGGGCACCCCGCACAGCCCCAGCCCCAGCACCAGCGCCAGCGAGGCGCGCAGCCCCGCCCAACCGGTGCCCGTCTCCTCCGACCAGGTGCCGCCGTAGCGCTGCAGCCCCGCCCAGCCCGAACCGGAGAAGAGGAACGGCCTCTCACGGGGGCGCAGTTGCCGCAGCCCCTCGTGCCCGGCCGCGGCCATCATCAGCCCGTACACGTTGTGCGCCTCGCGGTGGTCCCCGAGGCGGCCCTCCAGTGCGTGCCGGGCCGAAAGCGGCAGCATGGGGTCGCCGAACGCGGTGAACGGCGCCGCCTCGTCCACGCCGTGCCAGAACCCCGCGAAGCCCTGCTCCAGCCGCTCCCCGTAGAGACCGCCCCACCACCGCCGCGCCCCGGGGTCGGTGAAGTCGGGGAACACGGACTCCCCGGGCCGGGCCGCCCCCCGTATCTCGCGGCCCTGCGCGTCCCGCACGAACGCGCCGGCCGCGGTGCCGCTGTCGTAGACGGCCGTGCCCGGCTCGGCCTTCACCCCCGGGTCCACGACGGACACCAGCCGTATCCCCTGGTCGGCCAACTCGCCTGCCAGGCCCGGGAGATCGGGGAAGCCCACCGGGTCGGCGGTGAACACCCGGTGCCCGTCGAGGTGGTCGGCGTCCAGGTGCAGCGCCGACAGCGGCAGGTCGTGCCGGCGGTACCCGGCCGCGACCCGGCGCACCTCGGCCGCCGAGCCGGCCCCCTTCCGGGCGTGGTGGTGGCCCAGCGCCCAGCGCGGCGGCACCGCGGCCCGGCCGGTCAGCGCCGCCCACCCCGCCAGCAGCCGGGACGGCGTGCCGACCAGGACCCAGTACCGCAGCGGGCCGCCCTCCAGGGACACCCGGCACACCCCCGGCTGGTCCGGCGCGGAGCCCTCACCCTCCCGGCCGTCCCGCAGCACCACCTCGCCCTCCCACGAGTTGTCGTGGAAGACCAGGTGGCAGCCGGCGTCGGCGACCACCGTCTGCACCGGCATCGTCAGCGACAGGGGGGTGTCGCCCGGCCCGGACGCGCCGCCCGGCCCGCTGTTCCACAGCCGGTAGCGGCCGGCCCGCAGCGCCGGACCGGACGGCCGCCCGCCCAGCCCGAACACCCGTGCGTCCGCAGGCAGTCTGGCCTGCTGCTCCCACCCCGCCGCCCGTCCACCGCCGGCCGCCGGCTCGCGCCACCGGGGCGGTCCCTCCGTCCGCAGCAGCAGCCCGCCCGGGGTGTGGAAGGACACCGCCCCGACGGAGGAGACCCGCACCGTCACCCGCTCGGACACCAGCCGCCAGCCCCCCGCGTCCGGCTCCAGCACAGCCCGCGGATCGGCCGCCGGGCAGCCGTGCGCGAGCGCGTACGAGGGCTCCGGATCGGCGCCGTCCCAGCCGCAGAAGACCGCGCCGCCCGCCGTCACCAGCAGCCGCAGCCGGGCCCGTTCGAAGCGGACCGTGCCGCCACCGGTCTCCGGCCGCGCCTCCACCGCCCGGCCGGGGGTACGCACCCGCTCGGGCTCGCGCGGCGGCAGGTCGCGCCGGTCCGCGGCGCGCGAGCGCAGCGCCGAGCGCACCACCAGCCGCCCCGCGCCGAGCCCAGCGACCGCCCCACCCGGGCCAGCCGCAGCAGGGTCCGGGCGGACCGGAACGCCGCCGCGCGCACGTCCCGCCAGCCGTGCACGGCCTCCCTCCACCACGCGCCCAGCA
Encoded proteins:
- a CDS encoding SfnB family sulfur acquisition oxidoreductase; the encoded protein is MRAAAHVIADEAEALDVAARLAAGFRVDADTRDAERRLPRAELEKLSASGLLGITVPAEYGGAGVSARTLAEVLRLLATADGSLAQIPQNHFVYVNVLRRQGTAAQRRFFFAEVLAGRRFGNAQSEAGTKHVQDIRTRLESRPDGSYLLDGEKHYSTGALFAHWIPVLARAADDALHVAYVAADTPGVTVVDDWDGMGQRTTASGTVRLAGVAVPADRVVPHHLTFRGPQLHGAVAQLLHAAIDAGIAAAALGAAVEFVRTKSRPWFESGFETAAEDPLLIQRFGELSLAVRSSDALLRAAADAVDAAEADLTDDSAAEASIAVAAAKVQAAAAAVDTGSALFEVAGTRSALDSLNLHRYWRDARTHTLHDPARWKVQHIGRYVLNGTRPPRHGLL
- a CDS encoding LLM class flavin-dependent oxidoreductase, with the translated sequence MSLTFHWFLPTYGDSRHVVGGGHGLPAGAAGGERPAEIGYLAQIGRAAEQLGFVGALTPTGAWCEDAWLTTAMLAAQTERLKFLVAFRPGFVSPTLAAQMAATFQRHAPGRLLLNVVTGGESHEQRAYGDFLDKDARYARTDEFLTVVRALWRGESVTFAGEHLRVEDALLARVPDPVPPVYFGGSSPAAGQVAARHSDVYLTWGEPPAQVAEKIAWIRALAEKENRTVRFGIRLHVISRDTADAAWAEARRLLDGFDPETVEAVQAGLARSESEGQRRMLALHGGRAERLEVSPNLWAGIGLVRGGAGTALVGSHSEVADRIAEYHGIGIDEFVMSGHPHVEEAYWFGEGVLPILARRNLWAHPAPGPGAPTAVPFAADVSR
- a CDS encoding DUF962 domain-containing protein, translating into MAQAAEQRTFDSFEEFWPYYVAMHSKAATRWVHLAGTLAGLAVSAYGLARGRARYAAALPLIGYGTAWPAHFLIEGNNPATFGHPAWSLRGDVRMITTMLAGRDHELAGTAAKWLAGNCGEAPGKAPEADA
- a CDS encoding NUDIX domain-containing protein encodes the protein MLTDSRSHCSACGSRYPASAGWPRTCAVCGRTAYRNPLPVAVCLLPVHDDAGTALVAIRRTIPPALGELALPGGFVDWGESWEQAVVRELAEETGIPARAADVRLADALTDTEGGYLLLFGLLPARPAGELPPVTPTDETEGHLLLREPTALGFPLHDAVMRRWFASAYSAPGTPRTRTR
- a CDS encoding glycoside hydrolase family 31 protein yields the protein MVRSALRSRAADRRDLPPREPERVRTPGRAVEARPETGGGTVRFERARLRLLVTAGGAVFCGWDGADPEPSYALAHGCPAADPRAVLEPDAGGWRLVSERVTVRVSSVGAVSFHTPGGLLLRTEGPPRWREPAAGGGRAAGWEQQARLPADARVFGLGGRPSGPALRAGRYRLWNSGPGGASGPGDTPLSLTMPVQTVVADAGCHLVFHDNSWEGEVVLRDGREGEGSAPDQPGVCRVSLEGGPLRYWVLVGTPSRLLAGWAALTGRAAVPPRWALGHHHARKGAGSAAEVRRVAAGYRRHDLPLSALHLDADHLDGHRVFTADPVGFPDLPGLAGELADQGIRLVSVVDPGVKAEPGTAVYDSGTAAGAFVRDAQGREIRGAARPGESVFPDFTDPGARRWWGGLYGERLEQGFAGFWHGVDEAAPFTAFGDPMLPLSARHALEGRLGDHREAHNVYGLMMAAAGHEGLRQLRPRERPFLFSGSGWAGLQRYGGTWSEETGTGWAGLRASLALVLGLGLCGVPFSGPDVSGSTGSTGSAGSAGSAGSAGSPSPELYLRRLQLGCWLPLFRTHAAAGAGHPEPWEFGPDVLDHARRALAERQRLLPYFETLAHAAHRTGAPYVRPLWWKSPGDRALRECADAFLLGDALLVAPVLEEGTVRRRVRLPRGHWYDTATGTLHPGRRTVELDAPLGRTPVLARAGAVLPVTGPEGAVELEAWAPRQGRTGGGELAMGAPEAWGPVRRERFVSRWEDGRVVVERDGAEPLGYRVRVRGVPGAE